The bacterium genome window below encodes:
- the iorA gene encoding indolepyruvate ferredoxin oxidoreductase subunit alpha has protein sequence MSKLFLSGNEAIARGAWEAGVHVATAYPGTPSTEILEAIKLYKEIYCEWSVNEKVAVEVAQGASMAGARSLAAMKHVGVNVAMDPLSTFSYTGINGGFVVVSADEPGMHSSQNEQDNRYLAKFMLIPLLEPSNSDEAKKMTVLAFEISERFCTPVMLRTTTRVSHSKGLVEAGEREEREVKGFEHDWTKWVVIPANARKRRTLVLKRLKQLEQYSNECPLNYIDPGQGEDGRIGIITSSITYSYAKDVFPNASYLKLGFTNPIPLELVAQFAKTVDQLVVLEELEPFLQDQLLAAGFKVLGKEVFPREGELLPGVLLNSLRGAARKKLIKIAADHPIFAESRPIEPAGFDLPRPPTLCPGCPHRGAFYVLKKYKPITTGDIGCYTLGVLPPLSMMDSCICMGASIGNAMGANKALAGTDKIEPIVAVIGDSTFIHSGITGLVDVVYNRGNITVIIMDNAITAMTGGQQHPATGRTIRDEPTTKLVLEDLCRSIGVRRVSVVDPYDLAALDKVIAEEIEADEPSVIITRRECVLLRFHHGPKIVPYVVDQENCIGCKKCLGIGCPAIVTVAVDGNKRVKARIEESMCTGCSLCAQVCPVSAISIKEENI, from the coding sequence ATGAGCAAACTATTCCTCTCTGGTAACGAGGCTATCGCCCGGGGCGCTTGGGAGGCGGGCGTTCACGTCGCCACGGCCTATCCTGGGACCCCCAGCACAGAGATACTAGAAGCAATAAAGCTGTACAAAGAGATCTACTGCGAATGGTCGGTCAATGAGAAGGTCGCGGTCGAGGTCGCCCAGGGCGCCTCGATGGCCGGAGCGAGGTCTTTGGCGGCGATGAAGCACGTTGGTGTGAACGTGGCCATGGACCCGCTGTCAACGTTTTCCTACACTGGCATAAACGGCGGGTTCGTGGTGGTTTCTGCGGATGAACCTGGGATGCACAGTTCCCAGAACGAGCAAGACAATCGCTACCTCGCCAAGTTCATGCTCATCCCTCTCTTAGAGCCATCCAACTCGGACGAGGCAAAGAAGATGACGGTCCTTGCGTTCGAGATCAGCGAGCGCTTCTGCACGCCGGTCATGCTTCGGACTACGACGCGGGTCTCGCACTCTAAGGGCCTTGTCGAGGCGGGCGAGCGAGAGGAGCGCGAGGTCAAAGGTTTTGAACATGACTGGACCAAATGGGTAGTGATCCCTGCTAACGCAAGGAAACGGCGAACTCTCGTGCTGAAGCGACTCAAGCAGCTGGAGCAATACAGCAACGAATGCCCCCTGAACTACATTGACCCTGGACAGGGCGAAGATGGTCGCATCGGCATAATCACGTCCAGCATCACATACTCGTATGCAAAGGACGTCTTCCCAAACGCCTCCTACCTGAAGCTCGGGTTCACGAACCCAATTCCGCTCGAGCTCGTCGCCCAGTTCGCCAAGACGGTCGATCAGCTAGTTGTGCTCGAGGAGTTGGAGCCTTTTTTGCAGGACCAGCTCTTGGCGGCAGGCTTCAAGGTTCTCGGCAAGGAGGTCTTCCCCCGTGAAGGGGAGCTCCTGCCGGGGGTTCTGCTCAACAGCTTGAGGGGCGCAGCCAGAAAAAAACTCATCAAGATAGCAGCCGACCATCCGATCTTCGCCGAGAGCAGGCCCATTGAACCTGCTGGCTTCGACTTGCCAAGACCGCCTACTCTCTGCCCTGGTTGTCCCCACAGGGGCGCGTTCTATGTTCTCAAGAAATACAAACCCATAACGACCGGCGACATCGGCTGCTACACGCTGGGCGTCCTCCCGCCGCTCTCGATGATGGACAGCTGCATCTGCATGGGCGCGTCAATAGGCAACGCGATGGGCGCAAACAAGGCGCTAGCGGGGACTGACAAGATAGAGCCGATCGTGGCGGTCATCGGCGATTCGACATTCATTCACTCCGGCATCACAGGCCTCGTTGACGTCGTGTATAACCGAGGGAACATAACCGTAATCATCATGGACAATGCGATAACGGCGATGACGGGTGGACAGCAACATCCAGCCACGGGAAGGACCATCCGTGACGAACCTACCACGAAGCTGGTCTTGGAGGACTTGTGCAGGTCGATCGGCGTCAGGCGCGTGAGTGTGGTCGATCCTTACGACCTCGCGGCGTTGGACAAGGTAATAGCAGAGGAGATCGAGGCGGACGAGCCGTCGGTGATCATCACGAGGCGCGAGTGCGTGCTCCTAAGGTTTCACCATGGCCCCAAGATCGTGCCCTACGTCGTCGATCAGGAGAATTGCATTGGCTGCAAGAAGTGCCTCGGGATAGGCTGCCCAGCTATTGTGACGGTCGCAGTCGATGGCAATAAAAGAGTTAAGGCAAGAATCGAGGAGTCCATGTGCACTGGATGCTCACTCTGTGCCCAGGTCTGCCCAGTTTCAGCAATTAGTATTAAGGAAGAGAATATATGA